Sequence from the Aspergillus nidulans FGSC A4 chromosome III genome:
CTGGGCTGGTTGCTGTGCGCACGGTGTATATTCAATGTACTTCGTCTTTGGCACGGACGAGGCGAAAcagattctggaggaagcgGCGGAGGGTACCTGGAACTCTGGCCTTAACATGGGACTGCCGCTTATACCTTTGGTATTAATCTTCTCCCGCACTCGTTACGCAGAGGGCCTTCTCCCTGCCATTCCTGTCCTCTTTTTCGCGACGCATAGCCCAGGGCAGGAGCCAGATCTTGATCTATGGCCTCCGAGTGCTGCTGTGACATTTGCAGCTCTCCCGTACATCAAAAGCTTTTACGGTGCCCTTTACGAGAGATTATTTGGCAAGTGGGAGCGGAAATGGATTGCCGAGGTGCAGCCCCGCCAGGCAGATGTAAATGAATTCGACGATAACGCACCTGAACCAGAGCAAGGACCGGTGGCGGCGGATGATGGACAGATCCTGATGGAGTTCGATCTAGAGTTTCAAGTTGGAATGGGAAATAATGCGGACCAGCAGGAAGTTCTGGGGTTGCAAGGCGcaaaccagcagcaacagcaacagaataATCAGAATCAAGGAGGTGCAATCAATGGTCAAAACCTCGTCCATGAAACAAGCAGCCTTGCGGATATCGTCCTTGGCGCGCTCGCGTTCCCAGCTATCTCAGCTACTATGGGAGGACTTCTTAAGTACGTCCTGCCAAAGTCATGGACAACAGCTTCGACTCTGGAAAGAGGGCGGCCTGGCCTGTTGCAGACCAGATGGGGCCGGAGCGTGATTGGGGGTTGTGTTTTTGTGCTTCTCAAAGACGCACTAGTTCTGTACTGTCGGTGGAAGCTCGCGCAGACTCATAGGCGGCGCAAGGTACTGAACTACGACCGATTGAAGAAACGGGTTACGCGGTAACTTGTCGCAGATTGGGCTTTTTCTATTCTTCATGAACTTGATGATGCAGCATTCTAGGCGTTTTTGGTGAACATTTTTGTATATCTGGCTCGGAAGCTAGCAGGGTGTGTAAGAAAGAATAATTACATGTACGTAAAAAATATCACTCTTAAGTCAGTGTCTCTGAGACTACCCATTCACAATGTACGCCGCATGGAGGGCATGGAGTGCTCATTCCACAGTATCCAGTGCGGCGCTTAACTTAGCGCGCGCTTAAGGAGTCACTCTTCCGCCCCGAAAAAGTCTCCCGGACCCCAATCCACCCAGGTTCAGACCACCAAGACTCTACGACAGACAATTAGCAATCACTTAATGCGACGGGTCTCTGAGCTGATTGTTTAACAATGCGTCCATCGGTATCCCCAGTCCTCGCCTCTCTGGCAAACGTGTTCCGAATTCCCCTATCACAATCGACTCTCCGGCCAACAATTCCCTTTCTCAATAAGCAAACGTCGACACAACCCAGCACCTTACAAGCGCAAGCCAAGGCCCCATTCTCGACTACAACCCCGCTACTCAAGCGAAAGACTCAATATACAGACCGGAGAGTTAGTACGTTAATCTCCCTGCATATATCTGCCCATCCCAACTAAACCATTTCTAAATCTGCAAACGAACTAACTGACTGTATAAAGCTCTTATTCGCTACTTCCTATATCACCCGCTCACTCCGCGTCCACTCCGCTTCAGTCGCACCCGTTTCCTCCGCCACTGGACCATCCACCGCGCCTGGCAATTGTACCAGGCCCAGCGCAGGCGCAACCACCAGCtcgagctgcagcggcagtggcagGCCATGAACGCCGCCTGCGAAGAGCTAAGGACTGGGGCTGGTGATGGTGGGAAGTTGTTCCGCAAGAGTATGATTAAGACGAGGATTTTCCAGGATATGTTCCCCATTGAGTATGGGCGCCTGCAGACGGAGGGACCTGGGGAGGGTTGGAATCATGCATGGAAGAGGCCTGAGGGAACAACAAAGCGGTGATATGGTGATGGCTGGTTTAATTTCCGTAGGTGTTATTGAgggctgttcttgttcagaTGTATACTAGATATTGCAACATGGTTAATGCTTCCGAATGGTGTGAATATAACGAAAGTAGAGCTATGTAAGATGAAAATACAACGACAGCTAAGGAGGGAACTCGGAGTGCCCGTGATGTAGAAACCATCAAGAGGTATTAAGGAACGGTATGGGTATCCGGAAAAACATGGTTGAACATGAATGAAAAGAACAGGATTGTTAGACATAGCatgaaagaaaataaaaaacaaacaaatcGAAGACAGAAAATCAAGGCCACCAGACGCCAAAAATGCAAGATATATCAAATCAACCAACATTTATCCACGAGTCGGTCCTCCATTTTCAAAATCCAATCTACCATGACCCGACGCTAGGCATAATAAGACGTCTCATCTAGGAAAAGATCACGAGTTCGAGGTCGCTGTCTCCCGTTATCACATAGACATGGCATTGCATATCCATTTTTCAGTCGTGTCATAGCACAATGCAACATGAGGATTTCCGCTTATCGAAGGTGAGGAGCGCGGCGCGGGTGGCGGCTTCAAAGACGTCGTCCACACCCTCGCCTGTTAGCGAAGAGCACTCAAGGTATTTTCGGGCCTTGATCTGCGTTGCTGTTTCACTTCCTTCCTTGGGCGACACAAATCGGAGAGACTTCTTTCGCATTTCCTCGATCGCTCCGGGGTTCTCGCGGAGGTCCTTCTTCAGCCCAACGAGGATGATGGGTACGCCGGGGCATCGCTCATTCGCTTCTTCGATCCACTGTATATATGAGATATGTTAGTAGGCCGTAAATGAAGACTCAGGTGAAGCGATAACGACGGACCTTGATCTTGACGTTCTCGAGCGAATCTGGCGTGTCGACAGCAAATCCGATCAGGATAACGTGGGCTTTGGAGTAGGCTAGCGGACGCAGTCGCTCGTAATCTTCCTGACCGGCTGTATCCCACAATGCTAACTGGACTGACCGGCCGTCTACCCGGCAGTCTGTCACATAGCTCTCGAACACCGTTGGGACCTGGGGGTATATTAGATAAGACCGAGGAGTGAATACgcgggaaggaaaggaccgACATAATGCTATAAAGTAGCGATTAGTAACTGCCTACTGGACTGACAAGAGAGAATACTCACTGTAGGGAAGTAGCCCAATGTAAAAACACTCAGCAGACTCGTTTTCCCACAGGCGCCGTCACCGATGATCACCAGCTTTCTAGATAGTAGCGATAGGTCAGCAAGACCCTCCAGCAAAGACCCACGTGAGATAGCACAGAAGATCACAAAGAACTACAAACCTTCGCATAACATTGTCATCCTGTTGCTGGGCCATTTTCACAGGGAAGCCGGGGTGGTGGACTCGAGCTCCCTAGAGACAACACAGACGGCAAAGGCAAT
This genomic interval carries:
- the rho2 gene encoding putative Rho GTPase Rho 2 (transcript_id=CADANIAT00005443); amino-acid sequence: MAQQQDDNVMRRKLVIIGDGACGKTSLLSVFTLGYFPTHYVPTVFESYVTDCRVDGRSVQLALWDTAGQEDYERLRPLAYSKAHVILIGFAVDTPDSLENVKIKWIEEANERCPGVPIILVGLKKDLRENPGAIEEMRKKSLRFVSPKEGSETATQIKARKYLECSSLTGEGVDDVFEAATRAALLTFDKRKSSCCIVL
- a CDS encoding mitochondrial 54S ribosomal protein mL40 (transcript_id=CADANIAT00005442) — translated: MRPSVSPVLASLANVFRIPLSQSTLRPTIPFLNKQTSTQPSTLQAQAKAPFSTTTPLLKRKTQYTDRRVTLIRYFLYHPLTPRPLRFSRTRFLRHWTIHRAWQLYQAQRRRNHQLELQRQWQAMNAACEELRTGAGDGGKLFRKSMIKTRIFQDMFPIEYGRLQTEGPGEGWNHAWKRPEGTTKR
- a CDS encoding RING finger domain protein (transcript_id=CADANIAT00005441), with the protein product MASLPSFSAFGRTRSSDTSPPAASSSQPDQHHNYQEPANELSKEDEAVLLNESISEEIERPDAKITTRPANTLSVPDEPRKCWICYTDETEDTPLNSEWRSPCPCALTAHEACLLDWLADLENPRARKRTGHSAKMRLAGRLVLPGMVFTLAGTVWAGCCAHGVYSMYFVFGTDEAKQILEEAAEGTWNSGLNMGLPLIPLVLIFSRTRYAEGLLPAIPVLFFATHSPGQEPDLDLWPPSAAVTFAALPYIKSFYGALYERLFGKWERKWIAEVQPRQADVNEFDDNAPEPEQGPVAADDGQILMEFDLEFQVGMGNNADQQEVLGLQGANQQQQQQNNQNQGGAINGQNLVHETSSLADIVLGALAFPAISATMGGLLKYVLPKSWTTASTLERGRPGLLQTRWGRSVIGGCVFVLLKDALVLYCRWKLAQTHRRRKVLNYDRLKKRVTR